From the Daphnia magna isolate NIES linkage group LG3, ASM2063170v1.1, whole genome shotgun sequence genome, one window contains:
- the LOC123470588 gene encoding increased rDNA silencing protein 4-like gives MMCVFFYLQGRKWCILNVDISKDFLAVAESNPLTAFFTKLDGSTIMALDIKRKYADELSNQPQVVQDAVKLLYAYYMNYWLLEVEPTLPRPTFDTARALARPRNRQGQQRLRAGAAQPRTNRARPAAPAPDAPALPQQAVPQEQSLTPLAAPVAPPRTRRNATRLAITATAAEPIANSTTFEPIASTSSNNRSKRRVDIDVSDSSRPKRICRMPTRFNDFAVSEHPSTSADKSRTSPRQSPVSERTPNSRCRNCSINPQQFTLLPCNHSLCSSCLTISIPLRQCTRCQLPFQNMTVHV, from the exons ATGATGTGTGTGTTCTTCTACCTTCAAGGAAGGAAATGGTGTATTTTAAATGTCGACATTTCGAAAGACTTTCTTGCGGTAGCAGAATCAAATCCGTTGACGGCGTTTTTTACAAAACTGGACGGGAGCACAATCATGGCCCTG gatatcaaaagaaaatatgcgGATGAACTTTCCAACCAACCCCAAGTCGTCCAAGATGCCGTCAAGTTACTCTATGCTTACTACATGAATTATTGGCTTCTTGAAGTTGAACCG ACATTGCCACGTCCCACCTTTGACACCGCTAGAGCTCTGGCAAGACCAAGGAATCGCCAAGGGCAGCAACGACTTCGAGCTGGAGCAGCACAGCCGAGGACTAATAGAGCCAGACCAGCAGCTCCTG CTCCAGATGCTCCTGCTTTGCCACAGCAAGCCGTGCCGCAAGAGCAATCTTTGACACCACTGGCTGCGCCAGTAGCACCTCCACGAACTCGACGAAACGCCACTCGACTCGCAATCACTGCAACGGCTGCGGAACCCATTGCTAATTCCACGACTTTCGAGCCCATCGCTTCTACTTCATCGAATAACCGTTCGAAAAGAAGAGTCGACATCGATGTTAGTGACAGTAGCCGCCCCAAGCGCATCTGTAGAATGCCTACTCGTTTTAATGATTTTGCTGTTTCGGAGCACCCATCGACTTCTGCAGACAAATCACGAACTTCACCACGTCAATCTCCTGTCTCAGAGCGTACTCCAAATTCCCGATGTCGCAACTGTTCCATCAATCCACAACAATTCACTCTTCTTCCATGCAACCATTCTCTTTGTTCCAGCTGTCTGACCATTTCTATCCCTCTCCGTCAGTGTACTCGTTGTCAACTGCCATTTCAAAATATGACGGTGCATGTTTGA